ACGCTACGATGTTCTCTAGATAGTACCTGTACCCCCGCaaacgagggcggcggcatcacgaAAGATCTTGACACGTTGATTGTGTTCCCACATGTGATGCCAACAAAGCTGCCTGTTTAGAGTGACGGCTACTCGGGACATGTACTTAGGTAAGCCTGCAGGAGGCCGCACACGTCTTGTGTTTGGTTTGGGCTCTGACAGAGCACAGCTCAACTCCGCATCCGTTGGTATAAACAGTCGCGggccgggcgacgggcgggctTGGACGAAATTTATCTCTCGCTGTCTGCCTACACCAGACAGACACCTTTTCGACTCGTCTGCGCCAGCCCCGCAATAACTCATCGAACCGCTGCCTCGTCAAGCATGGAACACGCCAACAGCTCTTCAGACGTAGAAGAGTCGAGCAATGGAGGGATGCTCGGCGATTCGATGTTTCATGCTTCGCAAACGAGGAATATGAGCGCTGATGAGTCGGCATCGCTGGCCCGGAAGCTGTACAACGAGGGGAGACCGGTGTTTACTCGCGAGATGTTCGAGGATGCGCAACGGCAGATCGATGAGCTCAAGTCGGGCCCCGCCCCACACTTCACGATGCTTTCTGTCATTGGCATGGACGGCAAGCGATACCCAAACCCATGGGGGACCTGTgtcatcgacgacgaaggcgacgTTTAGTGAGAAGCCCTCCCGAACGGGGCGATCCGGAGGCCTAGtggcggaggtggaggaaCGAGTTGAAAGCTGAAGCTGAAGCTGACGTGATGTGCCGTGTCGTGCCGGTGGGTGCTAGCGATGTGCCGGTGATGCGCTTCACCCACATCAATTCCTTGGCCTTTGAGCCAGATCCGCGTCCGAATGAGCACCATCTCAGGACCACCCCGACCCCCATCAACATCTGtacggcctcgaggcgcaaCCCCTATCTACAAGAGGCCAGGAACGCCACCGTGGCGCAAGTAGCTGCAGGATGGAGCTCGCGCATCGAAGAGTTTCTCCGCACCGAGACGTGGCGGAGGATCGAGGCCATCTTCAATGGTCCTCCTCAGGTCCTGCAGCGGCTCAGCCGCATCGACAAGATCGTGGGGTTCGGGCTCGGGAACCTGACGACGTCCGCCGTGGGGCGCGAGGGGGAGAGACcggaggaagagggagaaGGCTTCAGGGAAAGGCGGTCCTGCATGCAGCACGCGCTGTTGGTCTCGCTCGCGGACCTCTTGGAGGCGCGGACGGGCAGTCGGGTGCGGCGCGTCGTGCAGGAGCCCGCGTATCTCGACACGTGCAAGGGGGCGCTCAGCGGCCGGGGCGTTGAGGTCGTGGAGCGGGACGACGGCttcctgctcgtcgacgagcggaCGCTAGTCTTCGCTGTGAGCTGCAACGTGCCCGTGAGGCAGATCGTGGCGGACCTGGCGCGCCCGGTGGGGATGATATGGGATCgcgtcgagcccgaggaTAAATCCCCCCCTGAATGGGAAGAGAACGAGGACGGAGGCTTGGTAAGGTGAGTTACCtgatccccccccccttcccccccttttcgtCTCTCAATGCCCCTCATTTGGGCTGTTGCTCCCGCCGCGTAAGTATGAAGCCAGACAAGGCCTGGACTGACCTTGGTTGGGGCCCCGGCAGTCCATATACGACTGACTatgcgtcgtcgagggtcTGCGAGATGGTCCAGGAGTACACGGAGCACCTGCTACCAGAGGAGGACGCCGACTTCTTGGGCCATGTAGGGGTCTACGTCCGGAAGGAAGTAAGCTGAAGCGCGGGAGCTGTTGGCTACATTGCATCGAcaccctcccctcctcccagGGGGGCAGACATTGAGTAATCGGAGTTGAAGTGTAGTGCCGGGGGGGATGCCCA
This sequence is a window from Purpureocillium takamizusanense chromosome 8, complete sequence. Protein-coding genes within it:
- a CDS encoding uncharacterized protein (COG:S~EggNog:ENOG503P6S0), with amino-acid sequence MRFTHINSLAFEPDPRPNEHHLRTTPTPINICTASRRNPYLQEARNATVAQVAAGWSSRIEEFLRTETWRRIEAIFNGPPQVLQRLSRIDKIVGFGLGNLTTSAVGREGERPEEEGEGFRERRSCMQHALLVSLADLLEARTGSRVRRVVQEPAYLDTCKGALSGRGVEVVERDDGFLLVDERTLVFAVSCNVPVRQIVADLARPVGMIWDRVEPEDKSPPEWEENEDGGLVSPYTTDYASSRVCEMVQEYTEHLLPEEDADFLGHVGVYVRKEVS